GGCAAGCTAAAGTGATACAAAATGACAACTAAATGTATCAgccaaaaaacatattttcgtcTAAATGTGAATTAGtagcatttaattttttttgtaataatttaaaggtaatatttgtcaattctattataaataattaagtataattaatgatTATGACTTCCTTTGAATTAAAAAGAGTGTTGTTAGTAATTGTGTACTGTCcactttataaattttgattcatttattgtattagAAAAAGGATACTAGGACTTCAAACAAGCCAAGTTTTtatagtatgtatttattatatacgttTTCATTCTGTAACATAATTTGACTGTCTTAGTTCAATTGAAAAATGTACCGTGGAATATTTCTATGCTCATGTTTTTAAAAGACTGATTTTGGTTATTGTATAAGTTCACTTTTATGCTTAAATTCATATTGTAAAGCACATAGGTAcacttttacatattatttcgGTCTTCTTTTTTGATCTTGTCTtgttaatttaagtatatgtGATGTTCCTGTGCTTTAACTTCATTCTCAAGGTTAAAAAACTATATCATAGAAGGGGGACTGTATGATTTTTATTCCAATCAATTCACCGTAATGTATAGCTCTGCTTTTGCTAATTTTGTTACTAAAgtagacaaaaaatacaaactgtGGCATGTTTGAATACAATCTAAGAATATTGCCAAAAACAGAAAAGTaatgtttgtataaaattaaattcttatattttttgtatcgcCGTAGTAATGACAAGTTATGCAAAgtttattcttctttttataCCACATCTGTTTAGGTACTATTTAACAGaaatgtacagtcaatagcGCATCAAACTGCCCAAATTCGTTACAAATGCGTCGCTATCAGCATAGAGTTTTGATGTTGGGTATTTTGACTGTACTCAATTTTGATGTCCtcttattaaaatgtacactttaattaaaatcaataagtaCTACTATACCGTTAGTCACAtaagaagatattttataaattactaaattaaatatctaccTAAACATATGgggtatattatgtataaatatgttagtTAGGTTTAAAGAATATTGGCCGCATGTACAttacaatgaatttaaattatttatttaaacgcaTAGTTGATTAAGAATAATGTtggtttcatttattaaactttttatttcaattaaacgTTTTATTGAAAAGTGAATTGCTAGCAACGCAAGTCGCTCGATCCCTACACTTTTGGTTTTCATAATGTTACATAGAGAAAACATGTATGAAGTCtcctatttttaatacatattccAGCCCTGCTAAGCCACAATAATGACAACAGAAGAAAGGCTCGTCACTGAGGTCCCGAGTAGCCTAAAACAACTGGCCCGGCTCGTGGTGCGTGGCTTCTATACGATTGAAGATGCTCTTATAGTTGACATGCTGGTTAGAAATCCTTGTAAGTATTCAGTTAAATGTCCTACCTTTTGTTTAACCCtacctattattttgtttataacaaaaaatagatatataaacgCGGCTGGCTATATAGAAAATTGCTTGCatccaaaagaaaataaaggaaGTACCTACTTGGCAAACAATTGATAACAACAATCATCATAATATCTAATTAATGTAATGAGATTTGAAATCCACCACAGTGGCCGTGCCAGCACGGGTTACACATCGTCATACCAAAATGATAGATATAGATACCTACACCTACTTAATTAGGTACCAATGGACGTATAAAAAAgagtacctaagtacctacctatttctCTTGCTGTTTATAGGTATGAAAGAAGACGACATTTGCGAACTGCTAAAATTCGAAAGGAAAATGTTGAGAGCCAGAATATCTACTCTAAAAAACGACAAATTCATTCAAGTGAGGCTAAAAATGGAGACAGGTTAGTTACCTacttgttaaataataaaaataaaagttaatatcCAATAAGTACGTTGATGATTAATGGGCTAGGTATGTCACCAGTTCATTAAACAATCTCACTCTGGGGCTCATCTCATAAACCATAAAtactatacctacctatttataatatcctCACTCCGCAGGCTATCTTACTTGGTTACGTACCTTAATTTCAGGACCCGACGGCAAAGCACAGAAAGTAAActattactttataaattacaaaacctTTGTAAATgtggtaaaatataaactggatCTGATGCGTAAGCGAATGGAAACCGAGGAGCGCGATGCCACCAGTCGAGCCAGCTTCAAATGTCCTGGCTGCGGGAAGACTTTCACTGACCTTGAGGTatttgtacctacttagtagGTAAGATGTACCTATATCTAAAGTCATATCACACTAAAAGATAGGCAGTACGTCTGTGGTATGGTGCGAGCTCTTGTCAGGCTTGTTATTCTGTGTATTTTTGACGAGAAACATTATGAGAAAGCGCAAGCACAATAATACGAGTACTTTTactataaagaggtaagcgtttaggaatttgaggcgggtaatctccgaaaccaaaccgatttcaaaaattctttcagcattagaaaggtatagaaagttacattatccaaaattgctataggctatattttctattcatCTACATctagtctaaaataaataggacAATATGAGAAGTATGTACAGCCTTGCTAGCTAGCTAAGTACTGATGGCTGTATGAATTTTAGGCAGATCAACTATATGATATGATGACGCAAGAGTTCCGATGTACATTCTGCAACCAAGTGGTGGAGGAGGACCAGTCGGCGCTGCCGAAGAAGGACTGCCGACTGCTCATGGCGAAGTTCAACGAGCAACTGGAGACATTGTACATACTGCTGCGAGAGGTCGAGGGCATCAAGCTAGCGCCTGAGATCTTAGAGCCTGAGCCTGTGGATATAAACACTATCAGAGGGTACGATAGCTAAGTATATGTTGATTAACAttcacaaacaataaaaataaatttaaataaaatataaagaaattcgAAAATCTGAAGTCGAATGACAATTTCGTTCAGATTATTCATTCGAATTAGTAGTAAGTACGATGCAGAGTATACCTTGAATAAAAATCGTCGAAAAATTATTAGGTAAGCGTAATAACTCAGCCAACGAAAATCGCTGAAGAAATGCGCAGTTCTCTAGTGTAGCAGGTAAAAGTTTTACCGTAAAACAAAAGATGCGTAATAtcgttaaatataaaatcgaaataaatagaaaatcgACTTACCATAGATTAGTCACTATTTTTGTAgtacaacataaatatatttaactgttatttatttttcgttgtcctttgattttttcatataatatataatttgttcaaaaaagtcctatatcaaatttaataataatattattaaaatgtcaaataatattatttaaatattattattactaaatatattttcagctTGACGGCTAAACAGCCTCTGCAACGGCCGCCAGGCGAACAGTGGTCGGGAGAGGCCACTCGCAACCAGGGGCTGGCCGTGGAAGAGACCAGAGTCGACGTCACCATCGGAGAGTCGGACAACGCTGGCGACGCTGCCGCTCTGCGCAAGGAGAGGCCGGTGTGGATGGTGGAGAGCACCATCGTCACCAACGACCAGGTATGGAAACTTACTGATAGGCCTTCCTaaaggtttatattttatattgagcAACTTAATAGAGCCTCCTCGTGCTCGCGAAagcaattttacattttgaacccatttttttttactttttgttgttttcagGGCGACAGTGTTCATTCAACAGACGCGGCACTTGAAAAAGCAGCAAGCAACGCAAGCAATACCAAAGCGGGTTCGGGCAAAGAAAAGAACGACGATATTATGTCTGTTCTACTTGCACACGAGAAGCAAAACACTGGTAAGTGAcgactttttatattatacccaTTTGGACTATGGCTGAATATTATGCGTTACTCCAGCTTGAATGTATCTCCTACAGAAATATGTATAGAACCTATAATTAGTGCCTATCAGCTATGTATGTAACcggcataaaacatttttgtacacGAGTAGCTCTTAATTTGTGCCCATAGCACacaaaattagatttataaaaatacttataatttacgaGTGATCGCACTTTttgaaaaacagaaaaataatcgCAGCGCCGAAATGAGAAAACGCAAAAGTCCACTGAAAACTGTATTCGATCCTACTAGTTGCCTTATATATCCATAAAGTTTCAAAAGTGTAGGTACATCCGTTATTGAATTATAGTACTAAAAGTCTAAACTTCGCTATCATTAGTTTGACGTCAACTTACAAGAAATCGGATCAACCCAAAACGTGCGGGTGTGAATCAAAAGTTAgtgcatatagttaaataagTCAGTGAAAAATATCAGCTTGAAACGTTTCGTATGTATAAAGATGGTAAGTATAAAAGAAACATGCAAATAAAGGGAATTTTAAAAACCCTATAAATATCTA
This sequence is a window from Plodia interpunctella isolate USDA-ARS_2022_Savannah chromosome 6, ilPloInte3.2, whole genome shotgun sequence. Protein-coding genes within it:
- the TfIIEalpha gene encoding general transcription factor IIE subunit 1; this encodes MTTEERLVTEVPSSLKQLARLVVRGFYTIEDALIVDMLVRNPCMKEDDICELLKFERKMLRARISTLKNDKFIQVRLKMETGPDGKAQKVNYYFINYKTFVNVVKYKLDLMRKRMETEERDATSRASFKCPGCGKTFTDLEADQLYDMMTQEFRCTFCNQVVEEDQSALPKKDCRLLMAKFNEQLETLYILLREVEGIKLAPEILEPEPVDINTIRGLTAKQPLQRPPGEQWSGEATRNQGLAVEETRVDVTIGESDNAGDAAALRKERPVWMVESTIVTNDQGDSVHSTDAALEKAASNASNTKAGSGKEKNDDIMSVLLAHEKQNTGNNATANALKGLEQDSSDSSDNESKDPFKLKDELAAVAEMESEDSDTDDNAPSVLVGGKAVPLTAVDDALIALMTPAEKETYIQVYQEYYSHMYD